GGCCGGACGGCCACGCGTAGCGTGTGCAGTAGCGCCGGCCGTTTCGATGCGCCGCCCCCGCGACGCCGAAGGAGTTCCGCACGATCACCGCGCACCAGGGCACGGTGGTCTGCCACATGGCCGACATCGCGCGGACGCCCTGCTTGATCGTCCCCGCGCGCTCGGCCTCGAGGCCGATGAGGAAGCCCGGGCAGTCCACGAGGTAGACCACCGGCAGGTGGAAGGTCTGCGCCGTGTCCACGAAGCGCTCGACCTTCTGGCAGGTGTCGGCCGTCCACGCGCCGCCGTAGTGCGTTGGGTCGCTCGCCATGACCGCGACCGGCCAGCCGTCCAGCCGGGCGAGCCCCGTGATGACCGCGCGGCCGTAGAGCGGGGCGATTTCGAAGAACGAGCCGCGGTCCACCACGGCCTCGACGATCGGGCGCATGCGGTACGTCTTGCGGATGTCGCGCGGGATCGCGCCGAAGAGCCAGTCTTCACGGCGGTTCGGGTCGTCCGTGAGGGGCCCGCGCGGCGGCACGTCGTCGATCGACGACGGCAGGTAGGAGAGGAAGCGTCGCGCGCGCGCGAATGCCTCCTCCTCCGTTTCGACGGCGTCGTCGACGGCGCCGGCCTTGAGCTGGATCTCCCAGCCGCCGAGCTCCATCTTGGTCAGCTTCTGGCCGATCCGCTCGACGACGGGCGGCCCCGCGACGAAGAGCGCGGACGTGCCCTTGACCATCAGCGAATAGTGCGCCGCGGCCAGGTGCGCGGCGCCGAGCCCCGCCACGGAGCCGAGACCGAGCGCCACGCGGGGGATGATGGCCATGTTGTCCACCACGGTCTCCCAGCCATCGACGCCGGGAACGTTGGCGCGGCCCGTGGTCTCGATCGTCTTGACCGAGCCGCCGCCGCCGGAGCCTTCGACGAGCCGGATGAGCGGCAGCCGAAGCTCCTGCGCCATCCGCTCGCACATGAGGTGCTTGCCCTTGATGGTCGCGTCGGCCGAACCGCCGCGCACGGTGAAGTCGTCCCCGCCGACGACGACCGGCCGGCCGTCCACCCGCGCGCGGCCGAAGATGAAGTTGGACGGCGTGAGGCTCTCGAGCTCGTTGTCCGCGTCGTACGCCGCCTTGCCCGCGATCTTGCCCACCTCGTGGAACGTGGCCGGGTCGACCATGCGCGCGATGCGCTCGCGGATGGTCAGGCGTCCCTCGTCGTGCTGGCGCTTCACGCGCTCCGCCCCGCCGAGCCGCTCGGCGAAGGCCTCGCGGCGCCGCAGCTCGTCGAGCTCGGGTTGCCAGTCGTCAGCCACGCGTCTGACCTTTCACGGTCTCGGTATGATAAGTCAAGAACCGACCGCACGTCCCGCTTTGTACGCGGTAGACTTGACCGCATGCGTGGCGCGACCAAGCGGCGGGTGCGGATCCTCGCGTGGGCCCTGCTCGTAGGGACGCTGATCGGGGTCGCCTACGGTGGGCTCATCGCCCTCGCCGTCGGCGGGAGCGGGCTCACCGGGAGCCTCGTGGGAGCGGTCAACGGCGCGACGATCACGATCGTGATCGGTTCTATCGAGATCCTTTGGTTGCCCACCCGCCGGGGCCTTGCCCTCCAGCAGGCTCCGTTCCTGGTGACGTTCGGCGTGAAATGGCTCGTGTACGGGGCCGTGATCACGGCCGTCAATGTCGGCGTCTGGGGCCGGCGGGTGCTCGGTGTGCTCGCCGGCGCGCCGCTGCAACCGGGGTCACTGCCGCTGCTGTCCCTCGTCTTCTCGTTCGTGGCGACCTTCGGGTTTCTGTTCCTCTTCGAGATCGGCAACATCGTGGGGTGGCGCACCCTGCGCAACG
The nucleotide sequence above comes from Candidatus Methylomirabilota bacterium. Encoded proteins:
- a CDS encoding carboxyl transferase domain-containing protein; translation: MADDWQPELDELRRREAFAERLGGAERVKRQHDEGRLTIRERIARMVDPATFHEVGKIAGKAAYDADNELESLTPSNFIFGRARVDGRPVVVGGDDFTVRGGSADATIKGKHLMCERMAQELRLPLIRLVEGSGGGGSVKTIETTGRANVPGVDGWETVVDNMAIIPRVALGLGSVAGLGAAHLAAAHYSLMVKGTSALFVAGPPVVERIGQKLTKMELGGWEIQLKAGAVDDAVETEEEAFARARRFLSYLPSSIDDVPPRGPLTDDPNRREDWLFGAIPRDIRKTYRMRPIVEAVVDRGSFFEIAPLYGRAVITGLARLDGWPVAVMASDPTHYGGAWTADTCQKVERFVDTAQTFHLPVVYLVDCPGFLIGLEAERAGTIKQGVRAMSAMWQTTVPWCAVIVRNSFGVAGAAHRNGRRYCTRYAWPSGRWGSLPLEGGIEAAYRADLDAAPDREKKMAEIAARLNKLRSPFRSAETFWIEEIVDPRDTRPLLCDFAELAAPLRRPGPSSHGMRP